The following DNA comes from Acidicapsa ligni.
TCTTTGAGCCTTGCTCTTGTCTTTTCCGCACTAACCGGCCTCGCCGAACGTGTCGAAGACCTGCCTAAACCCACCGATTACGTCTCCGACTTTGCGCATGTCCTTTCTCCGCAAACGGTTGAACAGTTAGATCGACTCTGCTCGCAACTGGACCACTCCAAGGCCGACACCCAGGTGGCCATTGTCGTCCTTCGTAACCTCAATGGCGACGACAAAGCCGATTTCGCCAACCGTCTTGAAGAGAAGTGGAAAGTTGGCAAAAAAGGCTCCGATCGCGGAATCCTCATGCTGGTCACAGTCGAAGATCGCCACTATTGGATCGAAGTCGGCTACGGCCTCGAAGGCATCCTTCCCGATGCCAAGGTCGGTGATATTGGCCGCCTGATGGTTCCACATTTGCGAGCCCGCGACTATAACGGAGCTGTCACCACCGGCCTGGTCCAGATAGCCAACGTAGTTGCCGCTGACGCCAAGGTCTCGCTGCAGGATCAACCCGGTCAGGATCAATCCGATGCTTCGTCTGAACAGATGCAGGTTCGCAGGCAGCCTCGCCGCGCATCCACGGCCTCCGTCATTTTCCGCATCATTATCATCGTTCTTGTAATAGCCTTTTTCGGAGTGCGCGGCCTTTTAGGATTTGGCCTCGGCATGTTTTTCGGCGGCGGCGGTGGTGGTGGTGGCAGAGGCGGCGGCTGGGGTGGCGGTGGTGGAGGCGATTCCGGCGGCGGTTTTGGTGGCTTCGGCGGTGGCGAATCCGGTGGCGGCGGAGCTGGCGGCGACTACTAGCATTTCAGGTTTTTTCAGGCAGGCTGCTATCCTTCGCGCCTGTAACGTGTTTTAACCGGCACTGGCGAATTTGTACGCTGGGCCCAATCGAGGAGAAAGACTCATGATGCGTCGTGGACTTTGGATTTTTCTTGGAATTCTGGCTGTCTTCGTTTTTGTCGGACTTCTGATTTATGGCAGCTTCATCAGTGCCCAGCACCAGATGGTTGCCAAGGACGAGAACGTGAAATCGAGCTGGTCGCAGGTCGATGTGCAACTGCAACGCCGCGCTGACCTTATCCCCAACCTGGTTGAGACGGTCAAAGGCTTCACCAAAGAAGAAAGCACCGTCTTCGGCGACATCGCCAATGCGCGCGCCGGCCTGTTGAATGCCCACGATCCGAAGTCCAAGATCGCCGCCAACGGCCAGCTCGATTCAGCCTTTGGCCGGTTGCTGGCGCTCACCGAGAACTATCCGCAACTACGCTCGAACGAACAGTTCCTGCGCCTGCAGGATGAGCTCTCCGGCACTGAGAATCGCATCAGCGTCGCCCGCCGCCGCTACAACGAAACGCTGCGTGACTACAACACGTTCGTCCGCCAGTTTCCCAACAGCCTATGGGCCGGCGTCCTCGGCTTCCACGTCAATGACGCCTACTTCGAGGCCAGCGCAGCGTCTCGCACCGCCCCAGCAGTAAAGTTCTAACCAGAAACGTAAAGCTCTAACCCAAAAACCGAATGCCCAGTTCTCGAAAACGAGACCTGGGCATTTCTTCCGCTCAGAGTATTTCCCAGTTCTCCCGGCGCAAATGCTCAGAAACACAAAAAGGCCGCGTCAAAACACAAAAGAGCCACGTCTACGGTTCGCCGCCGACGTGGCCCTTCAATTTTAAGTGCTGGAGACTCTGAATACTGGAAACGAGCGTTTACTTGAAAGAAGCGATGGCGCTGGCTTCGTCGTCGTAAATATCGAATACGGTATACAGCTTGGTGACCTGCAGAACGTCCTTGACCTTCTTGGTCAGGTTCAGCAGCCGCACATCCGCGCCCTGGTTCTTGGCGGTTGTGTATGCGCTCACCAGTTCGCCCAGGCCGGAGCTGTCGATGTAGTTCACATCGCCCAGGCCCAACAGAACCTTCTTTACGCCCTTGCCGATCAGCTCGCGAATGGCATCGCGCAACTGCACACTGCCCTCGCCAAGTGTAATCCGCCCGCTCAGATCAAGAATTGTTACGCCGTCCAGCTCCCGGGTTGCAATTGTCAGTGCCACAGAGAAAGCCCTCCTTGGATTATTGGTTATTAGATCAAACTTCGGTTAAGTTACTCTTCGTTTCCGCGGATGGCAGATGCTTGATAAGCGTCAGCTCGGTGCCGGGATGCAGTTGTCGAAAGTGTACCTCATCCATAAAGGACCGGATGAGGAAGATGCCGCGACCTGTGCCGCGTAGAAGGTTTTCCGGTGCCAGCGGATCGGGTAAAGTCGATGAATCGAGGCCTTCACCCTGGTCGGCAATCGTAATTACCAGCGACTTGCCTGTGTTTTCAAAGCTGGCACTGATCTGTTTGTTCGGGTCATAACCGTTGCCATGCAACACTGCATTGACCGCCGCCTCGCGTACCGCCATCACTACCCGGAAGCACTCGTCCTCATCCAGCCCGGAGGCCTGAATGAAGTTCTCCGCCGCAGCCTCAACCTCGGCCACGCTGTCCATTGTCGACGCCAGCTTGAAGCTAAGCCGCCCTGTCTGTGGTCCGGTCAATCGCGAGTCTCCATCGGAATGCTTCACGCCAGCCTGGACTTGGAGAGCATATTCACAGTTTGCGCCTCGAAGGTGGTTTCTCGAAGTTCGTGTATCGACGCATACCACGGCACTCAAAAGCCTTCATCGCAGTTTCGTTGCTCAAAGCCGTTGTGTCAAGCGAGTGCCCCTGCGATGAAGAAAGATCAGCCAGCCGAATCATTCCGAGATAAATAATACCAACCCTGCATAGGAATGGAATGAATCGAATGAGGATAGAGATTGATCACCCGCATGGCGAGCACACTTCCTTCAGATCTTGTTCGCCAGTCGCTGCCTTTACACGCTAAACTCAACCTGAAATGCGCCCCCGCACCACATCCCGTGTAAGCCTCACCGCGATGCTCGGCACACCCGTGACCGACCCGCAGGGAATCGTGCGCGGCAAGCTCAAAGATATTGCGGTCGCCACCGGCCCCGAGGCCGGGCGCGTCGCAGGCCTGGTGCTCAAAACCCGGCAGGGCCTGCAGATTGTCTCATCCATTGACGTAATGGAGACCCCTGCAGGCACGCTCGAACTACGGTCTCCCACTGCCATGAGCCCCCTGCGCGGCGATGAAAATTATCTCTTCCTGCAACAGGACCTGATCGACCGCCAAATCATCGACATCCACGGTCGCAAGGTTGTTCGCGTCAACGACGTCGATCTGGAATGGCTCGGCCACGGCGGAGTTCACCTGCTCCGCGTCTCTGAGGTTGAAGTAGGCCTTCGCGGAGCCGTCCAGCGTGTCTTCAAAGGGATACTGCCGCGTCATACCCTGGAGTCGCTGTCGCGCCGCTTCGCCTCCCGCGGCATCCCCTGGCAGTTCGTCGATGTGATCGAGGTAGATCCAGCGCGCCGCGTCAAGCTGCGTATCGAACACGAACGTCTCTCCCAGATGCATCCCTCCGATCTCGCCGAGATTCTTGCCGATCTCGCTCCAGCCGAGCGCGAAGTAATCTTCACCTCGCTCGATGAAGAGGTAGCCGCGGACACACTGGAAGAAGTCGATTCAAAGCTGCAAAAGGCTCTCCTCGAAGGCCTCGACGAAGAGCGCATCGCCGACATTGTCGAAGAGATGGACCCCGGCGCAGCCGCCGACCTGCTAAGCGAAATGTCGGACGAGCGTTCCGAAGCCATCCTCGAAGAGATGGAGCCCGACGAGCGCCATGAGGTCGAGGAGCTTCTCGAGTTTCACGAGGACTCCGCAGCCGGTCGCATGACCACCGACTTCGTCTCCGTTCACATCGATGCGCTGGTCGCCGATGGCGTTCAGGCCATGCGCGACTTCGATGGAGACGTCGAGACAGTCACGGAAATCTATCTGCTCGGAGCAGACCGCGTCCTGCGCGGTGCCGTCCCCCTCGCGCGCATGGTCATGGCACATGCCGATAGCCATCTCAACGTACTGTCGGAGTCGCGCACTCGCTCCTGCCCAGCAGACATGCATCAGTCGGAGGTGGCAGAGTTGTTCGACAAGTACAACCTCTACTCCCTGCCTGTCGTCGATTCACTGGGACGCATGGTCGGCGTCGTGCACTCAGACCAGGTCATCAGCTATCTGCTCGAAAAGATATAACTACCTCGAACGCCCGGCAAAGTCTAACAACGCGCGAATATCCCCAGTCTCCAGCACACGTTTCGGCGCGCCCGTTCGGGCAACTGCCAGCATTGCGTGGCCCAGCTCTTCGGTAGTAACCACCTGCTTCGGAAAAGCTCGCCGTAAGAGCGGCAGCAACGGCCCGGTAAGCGCATAAAAGAACTGGTACACCTTCGTCTTCGAGCGAATTCCATGCAGCGGCACAATCAGCCCAGGCCGAAACATATACGCATGCGGAAACAGCCGCAGCAGGGCATTCTCTGTACGCCCTTTGACTCGCGCCCACATACTGCGGCCCTGTTCTGAGCTATCCGTTCCCGCTCCCGAAACATACACAAACGTCATCTCCGGATTCAGCCGCGCCAGGGTCTCTGCAACGGCTATCGTCAGCTCATAAGTCAGGTGCGTATAGGCATCCTCTTTCATGCCCGAGGACGATACACCCAGGCAGAAAAAGCAGGCGTCAAAGCCGCGAAGCTCTGCTTCATATTTGCCCGGACGGAACAAATCCGAAGTCACAACCTCATGCAGCTTCGCGTTCTGCATTCCAGTCCCGGCCCGCCCAACCGTCTGCACCCGATCTACATCCGCAGCCAGCAGGCACTCGCGCAGAACACCCTGCCCCACCATCCCCGTCGCACCAAATAAAAGCACCTTCATCTCGCAATCACCTCTTGCCTGCAACAGCAAACTCTCTCGCCGTCGGCCAGAAAACGCCAGTCAATTCCTCCGAAACATCCCATAGCCCGCGAGCCAGGGAGGCATCGTTTGCCTTGTCCGATACCGTCGCCTCTCCGACCCGCCCCTTCAGTTCAAACATCCCCTTGGGACCGTAATAGCCCGCAGGCATCGCTTCCGGAGAAGTCGCCGCGAAAAGTGTCGGCAGAGCGCCCTTCACCACGGAGTGACCAATGATACGAACCACGATCGGACTGATTCTACCCATGAAAGACTGCGTGCCCGGCCCGTTTGCGATCAAATCGGTGCTCGATCCGCCGGGATGAGCTGCGTTACTCATCAATCCCCAGCCATGTGCATCGCTGCGCCGTTGCAGCTCCTTCGTGAACAGAAGATTGGCGAGCTTCGACTGGGCATACGCAGAGGTAGGCTTATACCCGCGCTTCCACTGCAAATCGTCAAAATGGATAACACCCACCTTGTGCATCAGGCTGCTCACCGTGACGACACGAGGCTCACCGCTGCGGCGCAGCAGAGGCAACAATTGCCCTGTCAGCGCGAAGTGAGCCAGATGGTTGGTTCCAAACTGCAGCTCAAATCCCTCCTGCGTCGTTTCACGTTTCGGCAGGGCCATCACGCCGGCATTGTTCACTAGGATATCGATCGGCCGATCCTCTTTCAAAAGCCGTCCGCTAAACTCCCCTATCGATTTGAGATTTGCCAGATCGACCAGCTCAAAGCGAACCCTAGCCTCCGGAACGGCCGTCCGAATCCGTCGCAGAGCATTCGCCCCTTTGACCTCGCTGCGCCCCGCAACTATCACCTCTGCCCCGGCCCGCGCCAGTTCCAGGGCGTTTTCGTAGCCCAGGCCACCGGTTGCACCCGTCACCACCGCCAATTTTCCAGCCAGCTTCGGCACGTCGCTGATACCCCAGTTACCCTTCACGGAATCCATCATCAAACCTCTTTTCATGTCAGAACGTTTTCGTTCCACAATTAATTCGTCATGCTGACAAAATACGTCATTATGTCAAGCGTTGAGTCGATTATTGACATAATGACAAATAATGCCAATACTTGAACTCGTGGAAAATGAAAAAAAGTTGCGCGTGCTGGCTGCAGCCAAGATCGTCTTCCTGCGCTACGGCTTCCGGCGCGTCACCATGCAGGACATAGCCGACGAAGCAGGAATATCGCGCCCTGCTCTCTATCTTGTTTTCCCTAATAAGGAAGAAGTATTCATAGCCACCATCGGGCATCTCTCCGGGGAAAGCCTGGCGACAATTCGCGAGAAACTGCCTACTCTGCCGGACGCTGAGGCAAAACTGAGGTTTGCCTTTGAAATCTGGACAATCTATCCCTTTGAACTGATGCTCGCCTCGCCAGATGCAAGAGATCTGGCACACTGCGGCGAAGGCTTCGCCAGCGAAGTCCTCGGCAGAATCTCTGCCGAATTCGAATCCATACTCCAGCTCATCCTTGAGCCGGTCGTTGCTGCAAATGGGGCCGCAATTCTTCCGGCAGCACAGGTCGCGCACCTTCTGGCAGCCTCAGCGCACGGCTATAAAGACGCGTCCAAATCCATCAGTGAACTGCGCGAAATGATCCACGGCTTGATTACGCTGACACTGGCCGCGCTGGAAGTAAAATCCAACCCCAGACCAGTATCAGCGTAAGCTCTCTTACTCGCCCGGCACAGGCGCAGCCCCGTCGCCCGCCACTCGGAAGATCCGCGGTATCCGCGTCTCAGCCGCAGGCAGCGCAGGGAAGCCCGCATGAGGCTCCGTCTGGTACCAATAAGCGACCGAATAATAATCATCCGACCGGTTATTCGCATGCCCATGTTCGATCGTCGCGCGAATGGATTTTTCAAAAGCGATCGGGCTCTCGGTATGCCAGCGATACATGCAATAACGCCCGCCGATTCGTTCCGGATTTTCGATAAACGGCGCACCATGATTCCTGTGGGAAAATGCCTGCTTGCCAAAATTCCAGGCGCCGTTAAAGTAGTCCTCGGTGCCGGTTCCGTTGATGGTTGGCAACGTGTCCCCATCGATGAAGAACATGTCATCGCCCTCGCCAAACCAGGAATTCTGGTTCTGCAGCACGGACTGCGTCACACCCACAAAATGCCCGCGCCCCGTCGCCTCCATGTAGACGTAGTTGCCTTTGCCATCGAGATTTTTGCGGCTGTACACCGCGTTATCGCCCTTCTGATTCCAGTCGTCGACTTCGCCCTTGCACGGCGCAGCCTGTGCGTACTGCGCATGAAAGCGACCAAGGTCGGCGGGCAACCCAGGCAGCACCACATAGTCGATGGCAAAGAAGTACGCATCCGTTTTCTTGCTGCCTTCATTGGTAACCGTAATCCTGGCCGCACTCGAAAACGGCATCTGAAAATAAGCGTTCATAGCCTTGGTCGTAGAGACTGCCGTCAGCTCAGACTCATAAATAAAATATTCCCCAAGGCCTAATCCAAAGAAGTCGCCAACCGGCACTTCAATCGATGGAGAACTCTCCCCATCCCACCAAGCGCGCAGCACCAGGTTTTTCAAATGATACTCATCCGGCGACACGATGGTGACCCAGATATGCGTGATCACTCCCGCACCCGTAATGTCCAACAATGTCGCGGATTTCCCCGCCTCAATCTGCACCATGTCGGCATCCCCGCCGCTGCGATCCCAGCTTGAGGCTCGACGCGACTTGTAATTGCGCAACCGTGACTGCGAGAACAAATCGTCAGGAATACCCGCAACATCAGGCGCCGTCAATGGCGAAGCCGCTTTAGCAGCAGCTATCGCAGTCATCGGAGCAGTTGCCCCTAACCCCGCAATAGCCGCTCCAGAGGCAAGCAGGCCCAGCATCCTGCGCCGCCCAAGTCCTTCAATGTTCCCTGTGGCCGCGTCATTTGCTGTTTCCCCGCTGTGGTTTACATCGCTGTGGTTTGCATCTTTGCTGATCTTTCTATCTACATTTGGAGAATCGTTTAAATTTAGACCGCTCATAAATTCCTTTCTAGAAATACAAACAGAATAAGTCATGCTCCCCATCTGCGGATAACCTGCGCGTCTATCTGTTTTTCTCAACTCACACACTGAATTCAGAATGATATGTTCATGGTGGATATACCTTGAGTCGAGGAGAAAGAGTGCATGTGGAAGCGCTGGCGAATCCGGATCATGCTCTTCCTCGCCGTGCTTGGTCCCGGCTTCATCACCGCCAACGTCGACAACGACTCGGCCGGCATTCTCACCTATTCTCAGGCCGGAGCGCAATACGGATACGCGCTGCTCTGGACCATGATTCCGATCACGCTCGCTCTGATCGTTGTGCAGGAAATGTGCGCCCGCATGGGCGTCGTCACAGGCAAAGGACTCAGCGATCTGATTCGTGAAGAGTTCGGCCTGCGCGTCACCGTCGTCGTGATGGTGCTGCTGGTTGTAGTCAACTACACCAACGTCATTACCGAATTCATCGGCATCGCAGGCAGCCTGCACCTGTTTCATGTGTCGAAATTCATCTCCGTGCCCATCTGCGCTATCCTCGTCTGGCTGCTTGCAGTTCGCGGAGATTATAAGCAGGTCGAGAAGATCTTCCTCTTCGCCTCCATCGTTTACATCGCCTACATCTTCGCCGGAGTGCTCTCCCAACCCGACTGGCACGACGCCATGCTGGCCACGGTCAGAATGCCGAAGCGCTCCATGTGGACCGGCGATTACATCTACATGGCTGTCGGCGTAGTCGGCACCACCATCGCGCCGTGGATGCAGTTCTACCTGCAATCCTCCATCGTGGAAAAAGGCGCCCGCGTCAAGGACTACGCAGCCTCGCGCCTCGATGTCATCGTCGGCAGCATCTTCACCGATATCGTGGCTTGGTTCATCATCGTCGCCTGCGCAGCCACCCTCTTCGTACACGGCATGGGAGCCATCCAGGTACCCTCAGACGCCGCCGACGCCATGCGCCCACTGGCTGGCAACTACGCCTTCCTGCTCTTCGCCTTCGGACTGTTCAACGCATCGCTCTTCGCTGCATCGGTTCTCCCACTTTCAACTGCGTACACCGTCTGCGAAGGTCTTGGCCTGGAGTCAGGCGTAGACAAGAGTTTCAAAGAAGCTCCCTTCTTCTACTGGCTCTACGCCCTGCTCATCGCCAGCGGAGCCATCACCGTCCTCATCCTGCCCGACACCAAGCTAATCAGCATGGCGATTTTTTCGCAGGTGCTCAACGGAATCCTGCTGCCCGTCGTGATCGTGCTGATGCTCATCCTGATCAACCGCAAAGAGCTGATGGGCCAATACATCAATTCAAAGTTATTCAACGTAATCGCGTGGACTACCTGCCTGATCGTGATCGCCCTGAACGTAGCCCTGATGTTCTCGCATCGTTAGCTTCTCGCATCACTGGCGCGCAAACGCATCTCGACTGCAAAAGAGCGAGGCCGCATCGTTGCGGCCTCGCTCTTATTACTGAACTTTAGATACCGGACTTCTTAGGCATACGCCGCAGGCGCAAATCCATCGCAGCCGCTAACCGGCGTCACCATCAAATGAAGTGGAGCGTGCTTAGGATGGCCGCATTCATCAATCAATGTTTCCGATGCTTGATGAGAGGAAAGAATCGCCACCAGCTTGTCGCTACTTTTGTGAGACTCACCGAAGTGTGAACACAGTCCGCATTGCCCGTCGTTGATTGCTGACATAGTAACCTCCTCAGGTTGGTCGAACGCGGCAATTATCTCTCCATAAGACGCAATTTTGCAATGCCAATTTGCACATGTAAGTAATTGAAAGTAGGACAGATTAAGTCGGCTTTAACGCAAATTGATGTAAGTAGCGGACTTCTAAATAACTCGGTTGCTCTGCATTTTCAACGATCTGCATCCCACAATAAGTTACCTCGCAGATACTGGAGAATTTTTCAGAAAGGGTATAGTCCAAAGCATAGAGGTCCGTGTGACTTTTGGCGGCATTCGACTATTCCGAAAAATATTCTAAATAGAAGACAATCGCACCCGGTCAGCGACCACAAGAACAGGTGTAACTTCGACGCGGTTTCTGCCCGACTGCTTGGCCTTGTAAAGAGCCCGGTCGGCATACTCCACAAGAAGTTCCGGAGACGTAATGTAATTCAGATGTCCACT
Coding sequences within:
- a CDS encoding TPM domain-containing protein, producing MLVRRSRSALIWLSLSLALVFSALTGLAERVEDLPKPTDYVSDFAHVLSPQTVEQLDRLCSQLDHSKADTQVAIVVLRNLNGDDKADFANRLEEKWKVGKKGSDRGILMLVTVEDRHYWIEVGYGLEGILPDAKVGDIGRLMVPHLRARDYNGAVTTGLVQIANVVAADAKVSLQDQPGQDQSDASSEQMQVRRQPRRASTASVIFRIIIIVLVIAFFGVRGLLGFGLGMFFGGGGGGGGRGGGWGGGGGGDSGGGFGGFGGGESGGGGAGGDY
- a CDS encoding LemA family protein codes for the protein MMRRGLWIFLGILAVFVFVGLLIYGSFISAQHQMVAKDENVKSSWSQVDVQLQRRADLIPNLVETVKGFTKEESTVFGDIANARAGLLNAHDPKSKIAANGQLDSAFGRLLALTENYPQLRSNEQFLRLQDELSGTENRISVARRRYNETLRDYNTFVRQFPNSLWAGVLGFHVNDAYFEASAASRTAPAVKF
- a CDS encoding STAS domain-containing protein, whose translation is MALTIATRELDGVTILDLSGRITLGEGSVQLRDAIRELIGKGVKKVLLGLGDVNYIDSSGLGELVSAYTTAKNQGADVRLLNLTKKVKDVLQVTKLYTVFDIYDDEASAIASFK
- a CDS encoding ATP-binding protein; translated protein: MTGPQTGRLSFKLASTMDSVAEVEAAAENFIQASGLDEDECFRVVMAVREAAVNAVLHGNGYDPNKQISASFENTGKSLVITIADQGEGLDSSTLPDPLAPENLLRGTGRGIFLIRSFMDEVHFRQLHPGTELTLIKHLPSAETKSNLTEV
- a CDS encoding magnesium transporter MgtE N-terminal domain-containing protein; amino-acid sequence: MRPRTTSRVSLTAMLGTPVTDPQGIVRGKLKDIAVATGPEAGRVAGLVLKTRQGLQIVSSIDVMETPAGTLELRSPTAMSPLRGDENYLFLQQDLIDRQIIDIHGRKVVRVNDVDLEWLGHGGVHLLRVSEVEVGLRGAVQRVFKGILPRHTLESLSRRFASRGIPWQFVDVIEVDPARRVKLRIEHERLSQMHPSDLAEILADLAPAEREVIFTSLDEEVAADTLEEVDSKLQKALLEGLDEERIADIVEEMDPGAAADLLSEMSDERSEAILEEMEPDERHEVEELLEFHEDSAAGRMTTDFVSVHIDALVADGVQAMRDFDGDVETVTEIYLLGADRVLRGAVPLARMVMAHADSHLNVLSESRTRSCPADMHQSEVAELFDKYNLYSLPVVDSLGRMVGVVHSDQVISYLLEKI
- a CDS encoding NAD-dependent epimerase/dehydratase family protein, which translates into the protein MKVLLFGATGMVGQGVLRECLLAADVDRVQTVGRAGTGMQNAKLHEVVTSDLFRPGKYEAELRGFDACFFCLGVSSSGMKEDAYTHLTYELTIAVAETLARLNPEMTFVYVSGAGTDSSEQGRSMWARVKGRTENALLRLFPHAYMFRPGLIVPLHGIRSKTKVYQFFYALTGPLLPLLRRAFPKQVVTTEELGHAMLAVARTGAPKRVLETGDIRALLDFAGRSR
- a CDS encoding SDR family oxidoreductase, with product MMDSVKGNWGISDVPKLAGKLAVVTGATGGLGYENALELARAGAEVIVAGRSEVKGANALRRIRTAVPEARVRFELVDLANLKSIGEFSGRLLKEDRPIDILVNNAGVMALPKRETTQEGFELQFGTNHLAHFALTGQLLPLLRRSGEPRVVTVSSLMHKVGVIHFDDLQWKRGYKPTSAYAQSKLANLLFTKELQRRSDAHGWGLMSNAAHPGGSSTDLIANGPGTQSFMGRISPIVVRIIGHSVVKGALPTLFAATSPEAMPAGYYGPKGMFELKGRVGEATVSDKANDASLARGLWDVSEELTGVFWPTAREFAVAGKR
- a CDS encoding TetR/AcrR family transcriptional regulator, which translates into the protein MPILELVENEKKLRVLAAAKIVFLRYGFRRVTMQDIADEAGISRPALYLVFPNKEEVFIATIGHLSGESLATIREKLPTLPDAEAKLRFAFEIWTIYPFELMLASPDARDLAHCGEGFASEVLGRISAEFESILQLILEPVVAANGAAILPAAQVAHLLAASAHGYKDASKSISELREMIHGLITLTLAALEVKSNPRPVSA
- a CDS encoding DUF2961 domain-containing protein, with translation MSGLNLNDSPNVDRKISKDANHSDVNHSGETANDAATGNIEGLGRRRMLGLLASGAAIAGLGATAPMTAIAAAKAASPLTAPDVAGIPDDLFSQSRLRNYKSRRASSWDRSGGDADMVQIEAGKSATLLDITGAGVITHIWVTIVSPDEYHLKNLVLRAWWDGESSPSIEVPVGDFFGLGLGEYFIYESELTAVSTTKAMNAYFQMPFSSAARITVTNEGSKKTDAYFFAIDYVVLPGLPADLGRFHAQYAQAAPCKGEVDDWNQKGDNAVYSRKNLDGKGNYVYMEATGRGHFVGVTQSVLQNQNSWFGEGDDMFFIDGDTLPTINGTGTEDYFNGAWNFGKQAFSHRNHGAPFIENPERIGGRYCMYRWHTESPIAFEKSIRATIEHGHANNRSDDYYSVAYWYQTEPHAGFPALPAAETRIPRIFRVAGDGAAPVPGE
- a CDS encoding Nramp family divalent metal transporter, whose amino-acid sequence is MWKRWRIRIMLFLAVLGPGFITANVDNDSAGILTYSQAGAQYGYALLWTMIPITLALIVVQEMCARMGVVTGKGLSDLIREEFGLRVTVVVMVLLVVVNYTNVITEFIGIAGSLHLFHVSKFISVPICAILVWLLAVRGDYKQVEKIFLFASIVYIAYIFAGVLSQPDWHDAMLATVRMPKRSMWTGDYIYMAVGVVGTTIAPWMQFYLQSSIVEKGARVKDYAASRLDVIVGSIFTDIVAWFIIVACAATLFVHGMGAIQVPSDAADAMRPLAGNYAFLLFAFGLFNASLFAASVLPLSTAYTVCEGLGLESGVDKSFKEAPFFYWLYALLIASGAITVLILPDTKLISMAIFSQVLNGILLPVVIVLMLILINRKELMGQYINSKLFNVIAWTTCLIVIALNVALMFSHR